Proteins encoded by one window of bacterium:
- a CDS encoding helix-turn-helix domain-containing protein, with translation MQRSIGKPRGILRSKAHPGIFDHSRHAPAEDTGYFIEHYWVVSWDLRHHEPYLAETLPHPSVYITIEKGRSGLGGVKKGKFSRWLENKGRVFGIKFRPGGFYPFIQSSVTKFTDRIVPIHSIFGESALQFEKNILETDEKNSLIELADSFIRTRLPKVDDNVELINRITNVIMYDRTILKVDDVSDRFCLSKRTLQRLFNLYVGVTPKWVIQRYRLHEAIEQLAENVRVDWTKFALDLGYFDQAHFIKDFKNLIGCTPEEYVADRKIHN, from the coding sequence ATGCAGCGTTCAATTGGCAAACCCCGTGGGATTTTGCGCTCGAAAGCCCATCCGGGCATTTTCGATCACTCACGTCATGCACCTGCGGAAGATACAGGATATTTTATTGAACATTACTGGGTGGTGAGTTGGGATTTGCGCCACCATGAACCTTACCTTGCGGAAACTCTGCCGCATCCCAGCGTGTACATAACAATTGAAAAAGGACGGTCGGGATTAGGCGGAGTCAAGAAAGGAAAGTTTTCGCGATGGCTTGAGAACAAAGGGCGCGTTTTTGGAATTAAATTCAGGCCCGGTGGGTTTTATCCCTTTATACAATCGTCTGTTACAAAATTTACCGATCGAATCGTACCGATCCACTCGATCTTTGGCGAATCCGCACTCCAATTCGAAAAAAATATTTTAGAAACGGATGAGAAAAATAGTTTGATCGAACTGGCTGATAGTTTTATCCGTACACGCTTGCCAAAAGTGGATGATAACGTGGAGTTGATTAATCGGATAACCAACGTCATCATGTATGATCGAACCATCCTGAAAGTCGACGATGTTTCAGATCGTTTTTGTTTAAGCAAACGGACACTGCAACGTCTTTTCAATTTATACGTCGGCGTGACGCCAAAGTGGGTCATCCAACGATATCGTTTGCATGAGGCTATTGAACAACTGGCAGAAAATGTACGTGTGGATTGGACAAAATTCGCTCTTGATCTAGGCTACTTCGATCAGGCGCATTTTATAAAAGATTTTAAGAATTTGATCGGATGTACGCCGGAAGAATATGTTGCGGATAGAAAAATTCACAACTGA
- a CDS encoding NAD(P)/FAD-dependent oxidoreductase, with amino-acid sequence MEYHDVIIAGGGPAGSSCARKLRQAQADCIILDKAAFPRTKLCAGWITPEVVSDLDIDVKTYPHRILAFPAMHAFIFGIPVKVPTLQYSIRRYEFDHWLLQRCGAPLVQHEIKNIRMENGQYIIDDRYACKYLVGAGGTNCPVSRTFFQNVNPRSKKSLIVCRELEFQHEVRDDRCLLWFFENKLPGYSWFVPKADGYVNVGIGGFEETLKRTQSSINDHWNRLIAKLRKQSLIGDEPIQPKGHSYFLREPVKNVQIGNAYLAGDAAGLATRDMGEGIGPAVRSGFRTAESIISGKPYSVDSVEAYSIRHPVFNPLIRWFTQ; translated from the coding sequence ATGGAATATCATGACGTCATTATTGCCGGCGGCGGACCTGCAGGATCCAGTTGTGCACGCAAGCTCAGGCAGGCTCAAGCAGACTGTATCATCCTCGACAAAGCCGCTTTTCCCCGCACCAAATTATGTGCGGGTTGGATAACACCTGAAGTCGTTAGCGATCTCGACATCGACGTCAAAACCTATCCTCATCGTATTCTTGCTTTTCCGGCCATGCATGCATTTATATTCGGAATCCCTGTCAAAGTACCGACGCTACAGTATTCTATCCGCCGCTATGAATTTGATCACTGGCTTCTGCAACGCTGTGGCGCGCCGTTAGTCCAACACGAAATTAAAAATATTCGCATGGAAAACGGACAATACATCATCGACGACCGTTATGCTTGTAAGTACCTTGTTGGTGCTGGCGGCACGAATTGCCCTGTTTCCCGAACTTTTTTTCAAAATGTTAATCCACGATCGAAAAAATCATTGATTGTGTGCCGCGAGTTGGAGTTTCAGCACGAAGTCCGTGATGATCGTTGCTTATTGTGGTTTTTTGAGAATAAATTGCCCGGTTACAGCTGGTTCGTTCCGAAAGCCGATGGTTATGTCAATGTAGGCATCGGTGGTTTTGAGGAAACGCTGAAGCGCACCCAAAGCTCCATCAATGATCACTGGAATCGGTTGATAGCAAAATTACGCAAACAGTCTCTGATCGGCGATGAACCCATTCAACCTAAAGGTCACAGTTATTTTTTGCGCGAACCCGTAAAAAACGTTCAAATCGGAAATGCATATTTAGCCGGAGACGCCGCCGGATTAGCGACGCGGGATATGGGAGAAGGCATTGGCCCTGCGGTACGTAGCGGATTCCGCACAGCCGAATCCATCATATCGGGAAAACCCTATTCTGTTGATTCCGTTGAGGCTTACAGTATTCGTCATCCGGTATTCAATCCACTTATTCGATGGTTCACTCAATAA